ccgagaagaggggcaaaaacggtataggaccagACTGGAAAGGAGacctaaaatatcttgggaaagctgccctcattacccttcccagataagaatCTGCATCcagcagagccggattcttcggctttatcaaccacccccagtgattctgggattagattgacgggacaaatatcagtctgggaaaggttgaccctacacgtggacgaaggacagcgagcgtcagcgagtataaaagagaaagtaagtaatctggatgGGGGCGAAAAAACAAGGGAGAAAAAAAACCAGGGGCTCCCATTCTACCTTCAGGAGAAAAACTCCATGGGTGAAAACCCCTTAACAATGTATGCACaccacataaaaaagaaaaacccaccgccggatAACCGGAGGAAGACCTCCATCCTCCTCgaactaagtccgaggagtccaacccctcaggatGTGACGCAATAGGGCTTAAATGTTCAAATCCAACTCCTTTTTTCTACATGAATTCCTCTAGAAACAGGAtcggaccatcgccccgtgatcaaaggcaagcctttcaagcccactctctacaaatcatattgtgagggatctttcacgTACAAGTCCAAtatcattattgggccgttaaagaaatcgtgtccctacattatgtttataacaaattttactaaatcTTATAAGTTgatgtattaatttttaaataataaataaaaaagtaattttgaaGTTTATATGTTGTATTGTTTAGTTTGATACTAATCACAATTATTGTTACATTGTTTTATCACATCTAATATAAAAGtgataataatttttgaatATACATGTAGTCAGTAATGATAACACGTAACATTGATAGTGATTACGAAAAAAGATCTTCCCTGCCTTTACGTAAGCTATGGTCCTCCTGACTTCCAATAGCCCTCACTAATCTTCCAAAGAGGCCTATAAATAGCAGTATATAGTACACTCTCCTCCACCTTCAATTTCTGTTCTCTCCCACAAGGTGATTGGTTTTTGGTCCATCCCCACATACAAACAAAAACCATGAAGGTATTTGATATACACTACTCTCTCCACATACAATAATTGCAATTGAATAgatataatatacatatatatgctAGGAAAGCACTAGTGAATAGTGATAAACTCAACTTTCTATTACAAAATATATGAAAGTGTACGATACAATTTAAAGGCGCCTCATTTgtgattataattattttgtttcttcagAAAACTGCGGTCATCCAGGTTTCCATGGATGGGCAGAGGAATGAAGGTGAGAAGGCCCGCAgaaaagccatgaagattgcaGTTGGCCTTTCAGGTAACAAAGTGACGTTTATATACAATATTACTAATTTTAACAACACTAAAAACACTACTCTTTAACCTACTAATTATAGTTGTAGTActtaaaaattgttttccatTTGTTGTTGTATTTGACATTTTCAGGGGTGGAATCATTAGCTTTGAAAGGGCAAAACAGGGACGAAATAGAGGTAAAAGGAGATAGTATTGATACTGTTAAACTTGTAACGTTGCTAAGGAAGAAAGTAGGGCATGCAAGCATAGTAAGCGTTGCAGAAgacaagaaagaagagaaagaagaagagaaaaaagatgagaagaaagATGAACCGAAGATACAGTGGCCTCATGGACCCCCCTACGTATTCTATGAGATTAGAGACCCCTCTTATGACACAAATGTTTGCTCCATCATGTAATTTTGTATCAACCGGTGGAAATAACCACAAAGAGGGAGACAGTTTGAACCGTTAAAATATACATCTTCTCCGGGTCTTCATGATAAATTTCCATTTAGATAagattaaatttcttttaagtacgtacccaaaaaacaaaataaataaataaatcctcaATGCTTCTTGAGCTGATGGAGATGTATTCTAGTATTAAATCAGAGCTTGGTTTCAATATAAATCGTGGGTGTGCGTTAGTTTTCCGTCCCAATAGAGAACaacttgaaatttatttttagttgtttccCATTTGACAAGAAGGAAAATTTGGATAGTGTTTGCAATGAATATTGGGAGAATGCATTCCAACAAAATAGATTTTACAAAATGTATCATGCTTGAAtatattttccttaaattttgaattttgaattatatatgttgaaaattttattaaaaactaattacAATGAATggaattttgtttgatttgaagAAGTGTAAAATGCATTTTCTGTAGAAATGTTAATTTGACACCTGCACAAacgaattcaaaaataaatcattttgacaattttcattattaaaagAACAAGTTacattaatgtattttttaattaggtaGTTTTTTACATAAACAAActttttaattcaaatatatatatatatagagagagagagaggacaaagtttggctacataTTTAGCTATAGCATTAGGTTACAAGACTgcaactttttaatattttgaaaatctaatcgttaaatcatatattatctgtacatgtcaaattttgtgtcaattggatgttatttattatatgatctataaactttttttttttttttgcataattttagactacaaaaacttataatttaaacaatCGATTGATGACATAcatattgatttttgatttgttaaaattttttcaagcatggaagatataagaatataatgtaatttaattgtaaatttgtcaaaattcacatcaaacaAAAAGTTATTTAGTGAAATTGTAGTTTTATGCTAtgtacaaccaagtttgtaacaaaactttttccttcaaaatattatattaacaatttctacacaaattttttctttccacAATTTGTTTTACTCTCCCCTTTATTTCACGTTTGATTCCCCCCTCCCAATTAATTCCAACCAGTCATTCAACCCAATCCTCATTCCACTGTTTCTCTACTTTATTTCCTAACTAGAATCCCAGTCCCCACTCccctttttctctcaaaaacttTCATTCATCACCACAATCCTCACGCCCACCAATTCTGCCATTCTAGCTAGGTCTTCATTCTTTGAGCTCTTCCTGCTTGATTCGTTGAAGTGTAGGGAATTTAatcaaaatcccaacctgtgaaaaaaaaaaacaaatagagaaaacacacgccaaagaaaacaatcacatgcacaagacaatatttacgtggttcggcaatttgcctacgtccacggagttgcagggatttcactattatcagggaaaatacaataatgcacaagaacactctcaagaaacccaattcccaattacaccctagcactctctcacagaaaaaataagaatagaagctggctgcctctcttttctctattttctctcatgcggctgctcactaggttaattggaatttctcTCAAATCACACGGCTGCacttaatacaatatatatgtattaaagTCGACAGAAGAGGTATCCTATTACAAATAGAATTCGGTCAAAGCAAGGTGACTTAGACTAacttgggcttgtggcaattcaagccacacacgggcCCACTttaacaaatctccaccttggcttgaattgatcaagctacactaacaaactcctccatcagctccaccttagcccttaagggctcacaagctacaaACATCaaccacaatcctccataacacaatccctcatccctgcaactcatcctcctgttCTCAAGCTtgaagaccaattgaagctgcgcacagcttcaacttctcaatagtgacacccatagtcaacatgtctgccgggttcttagatccacaaatcttctgaagtattaccagcttatcttcaacaagataACGGATAAAGTGatattttgtctgtatgtgcttcgactttgaatgaaaagtcgaatttttggcaagaaagattgcactctgactgtcatTGTGTAGAATGtccatctcctgcttcttacccaattcatctaagaaaccatgtagccaaatcatctcctttccagcttcagttgctgcaacatacttaGCTTCTGTAGTAGAAAAAGTGACAATCTTTTGCAGATTTGAAACCCATGATATAGttgtaccacccagagtaaaaacaaacccagtagtactctttctactgtcaatatcaccagcaaaatcagcatctacataaccctgcagtttcaaacttgcacctgtgaagcaaagacatgtatctgatgaacccttcagatatctcagaatccatttgactgcctcccaatgctgctttccaggcctagtcatgaatctgctcacaactcccactgcatgtgcaatgtctggccttgtacacaccatagcatacattaAGCTGCCAATAactgaggcatagggcaccttgctcatatggtccctttcttcttctgtcttcggtgactgttctttgcttagtttgaaatgactacccaagagTGTGCTCattggtttagcttcattcatgttgaacctgctgagaactttcttcacatactctgactgtgaaaacttcaatgtaccattagccttgtctctaatgattctcataccaaggatttgctttacAGCTCctaaatccttcattgcaaactgtttggacaattacttcttcagattattaatctccttaatgctagaccctgcaataagcatatcatccacatacaacagtaatatgatgtaagaattgtcaaaagacttaacatagcaacagtgatcagcttcacatctcttgaacccaattctatgcataaaactgtcaaatttcttgtaccactgtctaggagcttgttttagtcCATACATgctctttctcagtttgcagactaaattctcttgtccttgagcaatgaacccttctggttgaatcatgtaaaggtcttcctccaagtcaccatgaaggaatgctgtcttcacatctaactgctcaagatgtaagttttctgcagccaccattcccagtaccaatctgattgttgacatcttcacaactggagaaaatatctctgtgtagtcaatgccttccttctactggaaccctttaacaactaatctggtcttgtaacgtttgctaccatcatgctcattctttattctgtatacccacttgttgtgcaaagccttctttcttactagcaattcagtcagttcccatgtctgattccccaacaaggaatccatctcatccttcatgacTAACTCCCACTTGtttgaattctcatcttgcaaggcttcatcataatACTCtagctcaccaccatcagtcaacaggagataatttagagtgggtgaataacgctgtggaggtctaatgttcctAGAAGATCTGCGGAtttcagctacaggtgtactcagatctacctgtgaatttacattttccttatcttcttcaccccttttctggacagtaccttcagtcaattcatctaaattgacaaactcagatttcttctgatctatctctgtaacatctgacactacagttgacctgtccttaTACATAACCTGCTCattaaatattacatttttatttctgatgattttcctgttttgttcatcccaaaacctatagccaaatttctcatcaccatagccaatgaaaaaacatattttagactttgcatcaaatttacttcgagcatcagaatcaatatgaacataagaaacaaaaccaaaaacttttaagtgtgaaaactttacctctttaccactccaaacctcctcaggaagtctaAACTCCATGAgaactgaaggtcctcggtttatcaggtaagctgcagtgctaacagcatcagcccaaaaagtttttggtagtccagcatgcaacctcatactcctagcacgctcattgagagttctgttcatgcgctcagccacaccattctgctgtggtgtcccaagaatggtcttctccatcctaattccctgtgcagcacaatactcactgaaccctccatctatgtactctcctccattatctgacctcaaacattttactttcaaacctgtttctgtctcaaccatggccttccacttcttaaaggtttcaaatacatcagatttatttttcagaaaataaactcatacctttctgcttgagtcatcaatgaaagtgatgtagtaccttgaacctccaagggatgcaaccggaaaaagcccccacaaatcagtgtgtactaactccaattttttaGCCTTCGGTGTCCttccagttttcaagaagctcacttttttctgctttcctaagatgcaactttcacacatgtcaaaatcaatggacttcaattctggtagttttccttttgacagcagcatcttcatccctttctcactcatgtgaccaagtctacggtgccataggcttgtatcagtacttgcatcagcaactgcaattgtgtctcttggacttgaggtcatgtacaAAATACCAGTTTTCTTTCCATGAGCCAATACCCTaactccctttgtaaccttccaagtaccaccaacaaatagtattgcatgcccTTTATCATCAAGTTGTtcaacagaaatcagattcctccttaggtcaggaatatgtcgaaccttctccagtaaccaaacagatccATTGGGCAATAATATCCGGACATCTACCATACctacaacatccaaggctgaaccatcagccaaatacaccttacaaaaatcacctgcaacataattctgtatgatttctcagtgtggagtggtatgaaaggaagctcctgaatccaaaacccaatcatcaagtggactgtctactgcaagaagtaatgcatcctgtacctcttctgttacagcattagcagaatcatctccattcttcttcttaggacttttgcattgattcctaaagtgacctgttttcctACAGTTCCAGCATTGTatttgttggcctgatctagatttacttctgttccgattagaatttttggattttgatctgccccggtttgaatttctgtcattacctctgcctcttgtttcaaggtttagggcagaaccagatcctgaggtTTCGTCTGCATCTCTTTGGCGAATCTCCTtagccagaattaaatctcgtatatcattgtacttgagcttttcttttcctgtagaattgcttactgccatcctcattgcctcccaactgtttggcaaagaagccaagacgatcagagcacgaatctcatcatcaaaatcaatttctacggacgacaattgatttgtgatagtattaaattcattcagatgttgtgctactgatgcattctctgccatcttcagattgaacagtttcttcatcaagtgcaccttattgtttgctgacggcttttcattcataccagacaaagccttcatcatatctgctgtggtcttctcctttacaacattgtgtgcaacagacctagacagagttaacctgataactcctagtacctgtctgtcaagaagagcccattcctcagccttcatagcctcaggttttgtccccaaaagaggcagatgcaatttcctcccatagagataatcttcaatctgcatcctccaatacgcgaagtctgtgccatcaaacttttctattccagacgcctttcctgcttcctctatcattgctcccactcaaacctaatcCTAGGCTCTGgtaccagttgtagggaatttaatcaaaatcctaacctgtgagaaacaaaacaaatagagaaaacacacgccaaagaaaacaatcacatgCACAAGACTATATTTAAGTGGTTtggcaatttgcctacatccacggagttgcagggatttcactattatcagggaaaatacaatagtgcacaagaacactctcaagaaacccaattcccaattacaccctagcactctctcacagaaaaaataagaatagaagctggctacctctcttttctctattttctctcatgcggctgctcactaggttaattggaatttctcTCAAATCACACGGCTGCacttaatacaatatatatattaaagtcaGCAGAAGAGGTatcctattacaaataggattcGGTCAAAGCAAGGTGACTTAGACTAacttgggcttgtggcaattcaagccacacacgggcCCACTTTAACATGAAGAAGTGAAGCCGCGCTCATCGGCAGCCATGCACTCATCTTCCTCAAACTAATTTTCCTTACCTTTTTCATGCAAAAATCTTATCAATACTCTGAGCATTGGTTTAGACGTGcaagatttattattttttacttttgcaaAAATCCCAATATCCCCCAACCAAACacctcaatttcttttttcaaattacATTTGAGTTCTAGAAATTTTGAGTGACTTGTTATTGGAATGTGTGTTGTTACATATTGCTCGTAATAAAACTAACAAAGAAGAATCCTAGTGTCTAGATAGTTTGGCTCGCTCATTTTGGCCATGTGTGGGTGTACCCATTTTGACGTCGTTTTAGGTAACCAGAGCTCTGCACAAACATAAAATTAGACCAACTCATATAATTCCACGGATAATGGTTTCTTTCTTGACTTCTACCAAAATGACGGAAAGAGTTCTTCATTTGAAGGCTTCAAAGTACACCatacaaattaatattttttctaattaaaatatttaatatggCACCTCCCCCAACATTGTGGTGAGTGTTAAAGCTAGAAATTTCTCAAGGTTGGCCAAGCTTATATATTGACATAAAACATTTGAGCTAGTACTGATTTAATAGGCTGTCTAGGCAATTCTCATTCTAACTTGAAAATATAGGCAGTGACATTAATATTTCattcacaaaattttaataaataactaTTTCACATTTCgtgatatttattattattattattttttttttttttgttgaagtatTAGAAATAAAGCTTGTGAAAGATTTGCCAACACGATGTTTGtgataatattaattatttagttcttttttttttttttgtgtgtaatgatttattatttttcataaaaaataagtaataaaatttaaaaacaattatataataaactccataatttgatatcattttcaAAGTAAACTCTAAATCTAAAGTAAATTTACAAATGGTTTCAATATTTTCGACTATAGTGTCTAATTGTATGACATAACCAGTTGATTTGCATCTTGGCTTTTGCCAAAATCTACATTTCTTCCTTAACGTGGTTTAGCTTCATCATAGAGCTCCAATCCTCGGTATGGCTTATATCTCAGTATATTGAAGGAAATATGAAAATAGTTTAGAGAAGTGGAAGcaaaagaagagagagcagaGTCAGATCTGttggctatatatataaatgctaCAAGCTTTAGGGTTAGGTGTGGATAGACTTTATACTAAAGTGAATCACTTGAGTTAATACATAATAAATCACAATATATCTTTCGTGTACTCCACTGGCATGGCCAGGGAGCTATTATATCATGGCCACCccaaattgtatataaaaacaagaaaaaattgtgtagtaatataaaatataaaatttaaggaTTTGGCCCGACATAATTCGTGGCCCCCTAATGAAATATATGCATATGGCATTTTAGACATATACTTTGACTCCTCATCAGGCCTAACGCACACCATCAAATACATGAGACACCCAACTACATGCACATATGGCACTTTAGACATATACTCTGACTCCTCATCTAAACTTGAACACAACTGTGAGGACAATTTAAAATGGCAAAAAGCAGTGTACTAACAGGTTTTGCATCAAGCATACTAAATCTCTCTAACACCTTCTTAAGATATCCCTTTTGAGATAACCATAATTTACCAGCCTCTCTATCACGGTGAATTTCTATCCCAAGGATCTTCTTGGCAGCTCCAAGATCCTTCATGTCAAATTCACTACTCAACAAAGACTTCAACTTCACAATATCTTACTTACTCTTTGCACCTACTaacatatcatcaacatatagaGCAAGAAATATATAGGAGACATCaacaaatattctaaaataaacacAACAGTCATACTCACAGCGCATGTACCCACGAGTGACCACAAATGAATCAAACCTTTTATACCATTGCCTAGGAGACTGCTTCAATCCATATAATGATCTCTTCAACAGACAAACATAATCTTCCTTGCTAGATTCTTTGAAGCCTTCGGGCTATTGCATGtaaatttcttcttctaaatCTCCATGGAGGAATGCGGTCTTCACATCTAGCTACTCTAACTCCATGTCATGCATTGACACAAATCCTAGGATTACTCAAATTGAGGCGTGTTTCACAACTAGAAATATCTCATTATAATCAATTCCTTCTCTCTATGAGTAACCCTTAGCCACTAACTGTGCCTTGAATTTTTCACCTTCCTTTTCTGAAAATGCTTCTTTCTTGCGGAATATCCACTTGCAACCAatagccttctttcccttggACAATTCTACTAATTCCCAAGTCCTATTTTTCTGTAGTGACTTCATCTCTTCTAACATTGCTACAAGTAATTTATCATTGTCTTTCCTATTTGTAGCCTCCTTGAAAGTGAATGGCTCTCCACCGCTGGCTACGAGAGCAAAACTAACCATGTCTTCAAAGCCATATCTCAATGGTGCTTTGTGAACCCGCTTCTCTCTAAGGCTTTTCTTGTTGTTACTGTGGATCAATCTCAACATCACCCTTATCACTGGGTGAACTATTCTCATCAAACTCCACcttaacaattaatttttcctGTGGTATATCATCACATGTCTCTGCTTCATTCTGTTTCAacattgaaagctcgaaaatgtgttaaaaacacaagagctatttagacccccaattgaAAATTATGGCAAGATttcttttactctaacttatctaagtgctgaaacaagagtaaatgaagtgcAATCAATCaatactactctagtgcataaacacgaacaacaaataataaaagtaaagcacaagatTAAAGGacgagagatgcaaacacaagataacacggtgatgtgttatcgaaggaaaccgaagaacttggtgaaaaacctctctgccaccctccaagcgataaatcgatccactagacaataagttaggatacacgaatagcaagagaccttccaagcttaatctacccaatgcacctaagccctccaagctcctactccgaCAAGACTTCTtagaaccgtgtcttgtctagcttttcGAATCCTGTAATACGCCTGATTGCATCTGCCAAGCCTTACCGGCTTCTTTTGGAAAATCCCaaaagcttcccaagctccaaaacactctctacagcACTCTGAAAAGGTgtaggttgtgtttgggtataaatatcctctcaaggtatggaaatggagaggtaggagttgaggaaaatccacaagcaattgtgtagagatATGTGGATataataatctctaactctcaagatTTGTGGCTTGGGTTTTCTCTTAGAAGCACTCCTTAACATTTGTGgataatgtgggtatatatagtgtgggtatagaaagtgtgtatcagataggaCAATctggcaaaacaaaatgttttgtgaGTGTCTCGCAAGAAGGCCTTACCCTCGAGTTACTCGTGAAACACAGTTGTCTCCATCCtatcctgactcttcgcattctagtcatgtgcagggcacatacATCATTTCACGAGATGCTTAGTTGCGAGCTACCCGCGAAatctcttcagtcttcaatttgcttgagtcttcacacacaatctctctctctctctctctctctctctctctctctcacaacccttacaattaaatcccacaataaatatagggtacaaaaaattgaataaaattacaatcaaatttggcacggaattaaagccaacaaaacagatagttgtaaattataactttacaatctccccctttgactattccgtgacaaaacccctaaaacagacACCaaacttaaacgtgagtttgggaacagtggcaaaactcactcacacctaatctagaagttgtgaagcacttgcacgtatatacctgtaacctgaaacactcgcacacaaacaaaactttcattaagcttatgacaagttgaatacatggtacGTACATGAGcaagtaaagtgcaataaagtTTGTAAACACTATAAAAC
This genomic stretch from Quercus robur chromosome 4, dhQueRobu3.1, whole genome shotgun sequence harbors:
- the LOC126724401 gene encoding heavy metal-associated isoprenylated plant protein 47-like, giving the protein MKKTAVIQVSMDGQRNEGEKARRKAMKIAVGLSGVESLALKGQNRDEIEVKGDSIDTVKLVTLLRKKVGHASIVSVAEDKKEEKEEEKKDEKKDEPKIQWPHGPPYVFYEIRDPSYDTNVCSIM